The following DNA comes from Eleginops maclovinus isolate JMC-PN-2008 ecotype Puerto Natales chromosome 8, JC_Emac_rtc_rv5, whole genome shotgun sequence.
tctcctcctcctgctctgtctctgtcaacttgtctgctgaatattcactgccacttgcttccctttctgtacttgtcatgctttcgcaactagctccttctgtttccctttctctgtctgcaacattctctgtcgtgctagcttgctggtctctggtgctggcaaaaaaagcgctgatttttctgtctccccctgaggcacttatccttttcattgtgtcctttttaaagaaaagttttacacaacattaactttagattgcttttattccatttcaagtgtaaactagcgacagtgcgttatctatgacttagtgacacctgggaatggacttaagctaactagctagcgatagctcgctagccatagatcattttacaagtttgcaaaaataacaacagcagccttactcaactcactctgccacaaatccttaatgtcgagacatcattacacatttaattgagtgtgaagataactaaatgatcttatcatttcaatgatcctttcaagtatcaccaacttactcacctgttagttacagtggtatatccagcgcgttcgtctccagtgctagtctctccactgaagcgctgtcagaatgcaggcacgttggagggggcgtggcccaacatgttgcgaatatggggcttgtagcagaagtgacgaatgacaatataaaacgacttgataaaaaaaaaatactaatgcatttatttcagctttatagagctcctgcagatgatgtcatatatgctggtcacgtgacgagatacgacaggggcagccattttggcagtcatcgcggcagtaaattgacaggcactggcagactgtcaaggatggtggataactgctgtgcaccaggttgcacaaataggcgtgggaaaaagaaaggtgtatcgtattatcgcattcctaaagacgcggagaggagggagaagtggattggagcgattaaaagagccaggagccttcagaaaaagactgaaagatgggaccccccggccgttggctttcgcttatgcagtgatcacttcatatcaggtgggtgaaggaatacagtacaatgctacaaaaagtttctggtcagtttaattaaatttaattagtttaatttaagaagtagcacccagttattatagctaacggacactgtgatgtccctttttaactcaacaagtgtggctctggcgcagcctagccagttagcaagttagcttgtagcaagctagtggtaaacaaacccgtgttgaaatattccttcttattttgtagggagaaagagtgataatccgttgagtccggattttatcccctcaattttcgattaccttccatctccagagaagaggagacataaaacgagactggaggtttttaacagaaggcagaaggctaaactgcacaaagtagagcaggcaaagatatctgcagaagccatccgtcaaaggtgggtagatcaaactcctgtctgattacatgttgggtctacttgtgatcggtgtgttattcagattattttatttcaaatagttaactgccgtgatatggttataaacaataacgtcacaccagtcatttaatgaaggctaatatcatatgatttccattaaacatgtcaaactgtaaacatgtaaacatgtcaaactgccatcagtattgtatgcatgaaagcttattttgctgcttctgtgttttcatcaggacatcaactgatgcagccccagaagaccatatcacagagcctttgaaggagccccccatcacagatccgttggaagactcagccgatgatcctgtccagcctgaaccagtaacaccaccatgcacctctgaaacctgctgtacccgcatccagagtcttgagcaagaatgccaagctctaagggctgaaaatgtgttgttaagggaaaagattaataggaagaccctgacagagattagtttaaataacaatgataaaaaggtgAATGTCCTCACTGGGCTGGCAACCTATGCATGTCTCATGaccatttttcaatatctggctccatttctcaaagttaaatcatcaataacatgttttcaacaatacatgttgactttgatgaagcttcgaatgaacttaacatttgactttttgggtttttattttggcatcgaCCCAACTACTGTCTCCAGGCACttcaaaaactgtgttaattTGATGTATTGTAGACTGGTGCCAAGCCTAGTGGTGTGGCCTGAAAGAGAATCTTTAAGAACATCTCTTCCATATGTATTTAGAAATGGTGACTACGAGAAGACTGTTTGTATCAttgattgctttgaaatatttctagaGAAACCAAGTAGATTGCGACCCAGTGCGCAGTGTTACTCAAGATAcaaatcacatcacaccatgaaatatttaattgccaTTTGCCCTCAAGgttcaatttgtttcatttctactgGATGGGGAGGATACCTGGTAGCCTCACTGCTGAAAACATGGGACTTTGGGTCACATATCTGTCTTATGAGAGACACGGCTGGCTTTCTGAGGTCTGTTCTTGTTGCTGCTCTGAAGGTAGATCCTGTCACCCTACCACTCCTTTGATCAAACCAAATTCTGGACTTGGACTGTGCTTGGGTCTCCTCCTCTACAATATCACTCTGAAAACATGGCAATCCAAacagtttctcatttacattgCAAGATAGCGCACACACAGTACACGTGCACATAACATGGTAGATCTTAGATTTCAGTCATTAGTAAACAGAATATGTTatgtacctgttcttcagtgacagtcaaGTCCTCAAATATTCCTTCTGCACGCTCTTGTAATTCAGCCAGGTTCAGGTCTCTTGCCTTCTTGTCATACAGACTGGTAAGGGGTTCAGGTAAATCTAGCTTGACAGCCTTGGGTACATAGGATGTGGCGTACCCGCGAACAACTGACAGGactgcaggtctgcaggacTTCCCATCTTGAGTCCGGCACTGTGAGAGATTTTGGTAgaactgtgtttgctcagcagcagtcaggggTGGGAAAGATGGGGGCGCAGAGGTACCCTTGGTggaattcccctttttattttgttgagtatGGTTGAATATGATGTCCTTGCCCTGCAGGTACTCCACATTCTTCGCAGCATCCTCACTGGGAGAGGCCcacttgcattttttggatGTGCAGCTGATCTCCTCGTGCCTtgcgttgttttttccccacagactgaagagaacagctgacacatgagagcagctctccccgagtcccgctgtgcagttgcagtgggctcccagcacaacaccgtcgttcctcaccaccacccatggctttagttgactttcattaagcctttgggagtgattaacctatatgaaattccaaaacagataaataaaggtaaaaaacgccagccactttggttgagtacgatcaaaaatacaaactagcaagttacagatgcactgcagtagctatccaagctaaaaaacatgctaacgtgacacttccgtagctagccaagctaataaacaaacaatgctaacgtgacactgcctatcaaactggaataatttaatacttacccttgcagtgatgatgccgaagtttttggatgtaagactccacagttgaatgttgtttacgaagccggactgacaccatttgtaagcctccaagcttttgtacgctctgagggagtctcctgagtacactgatggaaagcttacaagatagctgtggatgtctgcgtagcgcaagtcgggtacatcgtcttcagagcaggaggttatgctcttgaaaagcacaccgggtgaattatatgggtcgcttatatttaatctctctaattttgtactataaagccgaatttcacttgaattaaaatgagaagtatactcgctcggtaagaaaacactggcaccggtggtcatgttgactgccaaaatggtggctcccaaccaaaagtcacgtgaccgcaggagctcttttcttctctgttcatgagggtttgttgtatttttttttttttttttcgtgccgtGAGGTTGGGGGGGCCGGCAGGGTGGCCATACTCTGACCAATGGTGGCCGTGGCCCCCCCTGGCCACCACGTGGCCACGCCCCTGGACTGTGACCATTCTTTGCAGAGAGTGGGCCATGCAAGGCAGGTGTTCAAATGGAAGTAGCCTCGCGGCAGCTACCATGTTACGAGCCCTGTCAGTGCAGTGTGGTCAACCTTTCCTTGATTTCCCATTCGTTTGCAACATCCAGAAAATGGTTAGCACATGCCTCGGCATAATGTCGCTCCTCGGTTTTACTCACAGTAAGTGCAAACGACTGCAGAGTCCAGTCTTGATCAATGAAATGCGCCGTGACGCCCAAATAATTATCGTTGTTGACAGACGACCAGTGGTCACCTGTGACAGCGATGTGCTTTGCTTGCTCAAGAATGTTCGTCCGCTGAGCCCTCTGATCCTCATAGCTACAACGTGTGTATTCTAGATACGATGGTTCCTCTCGAGGGTAAATTATAAGAGGTATCTCCCGATGCAACACGAATTACTTCTCTCAGTCCATCATCCTCTGTGCTAACTGGGCGGCAGTTTTTAACTATCCAAGTAACCAAGGAATTGGTTAACTTTTCACTTACAAGTTTCGTTATTCGCCCACGTGTGCCACACTCCTGTAGTGTAGACTGGCGCGGTCCCGTGGAGGTAACTTCAGTAGGGTGCTTTGCTTTGAAGTGATAGCTAAAGACGTGTTACTTCTGTGGTAACTAAATTCGGCTTTGCAAACTGTGCaaattgcttttgctttgtCCAACGAGCCGTCgggcaactttttaaaatgaaacgttCCCCCTTATAGTCCTTCCTTAGCCATCTTTCAGCCAAAGACTCTCCTCTAGTTAGGATCAATGTTTGCCGGTTTGCCCGCGCACGTGACCAAAGGTTATGGGTCAGCCGccaccggaagtaaacaaaaccacgTTAATTGCGttaaaaaacataatgcattaaatgtttaaaattaatcGCCAAAattatacacatatacatatatacagtggggcaaaaaagtatttagtcagccaccaattgtgcaagttctcccagtaggggcggtggtggcaaagtccataggggcttggcctgggaactggaaggtcaccagttcaagcccccgaaagaccaagtgccaccgtggtgtccctgagcaagacactggttacctacactgctccccgggcgccgtacataatggcagcccactgctcctaacactaggatgggtcaaatgcagagaccgcatttcgttgtcctagtacttgtactctgtgcaatgacaataaagttgaatcttcatcttcatcttcatttaaaaagatgagagaggcctgtac
Coding sequences within:
- the LOC134868763 gene encoding uncharacterized protein LOC134868763 — translated: MTTGASVFLPSEYTSHFNSSEIRLYSTKLERLNISDPYNSPGVLFKSITSCSEDDVPDLRYADIHSYLVSFPSVYSGDSLRAYKSLEAYKWCQSGFVNNIQLWSLTSKNFGIITARVNHSQRLNESQLKPWVVVRNDGVVLGAHCNCTAGLGESCSHVSAVLFSLWGKNNARHEEISCTSKKCKWASPSEDAAKNVEYLQGKDIIFNHTQQNKKGNSTKGTSAPPSFPPLTAAEQTQFYQNLSQCRTQDGKSCRPAVLSVVRGYATSYVPKAVKLDLPEPLTSLYDKKARDLNLAELQERAEGIFEDLTVTEEQSDIVEEETQAQSKSRIWFDQRSGRVTGSTFRAATRTDLRKPAVSLIRQICDPKSHVFSSEATRYPPHPVEMKQIEP